Proteins from a genomic interval of Bradyrhizobium sp. CCBAU 53340:
- a CDS encoding dihydrofolate reductase family protein: MKPYVICLMHSSLDGRTHPSRWRPKGAGTDWFEKIHDELGGDAWVIGRVTGSEFAKGKPYPETANEKLPRENWFVRRDAKSYGVVLDAHGKIGWGRSDIGGDPIVVVLTESVPDSHLAGLRGEGVSYVFAGKTEIDLALTVEILNRELGVKRLLVEGGGVANGAFLRAGLIDEFNLILSPAIDGAKGAPFVFDSTEADSDKRAPLATMTLESTRDLGGGVLLLRYLIRNDVAPQ, from the coding sequence ATGAAGCCCTATGTCATCTGCCTGATGCATTCGAGCCTCGACGGCCGCACCCATCCGAGCCGCTGGCGCCCGAAGGGCGCCGGCACCGACTGGTTCGAGAAGATCCATGACGAGCTCGGCGGCGATGCCTGGGTGATCGGCCGCGTCACCGGCTCGGAGTTCGCCAAGGGCAAGCCCTATCCTGAGACGGCGAACGAGAAGTTACCGCGCGAAAACTGGTTTGTGCGGCGCGATGCCAAAAGCTACGGCGTCGTGCTCGACGCGCACGGCAAGATCGGTTGGGGCCGCTCCGACATCGGCGGCGATCCCATCGTCGTGGTGCTGACTGAGAGCGTGCCGGATTCGCATCTCGCCGGCCTGCGCGGCGAAGGCGTATCCTACGTCTTTGCCGGCAAGACCGAGATCGACCTTGCACTGACGGTCGAGATCCTCAACCGCGAGCTTGGCGTGAAGCGCCTGCTGGTGGAGGGCGGCGGGGTCGCGAACGGCGCGTTCCTGCGCGCCGGCCTGATCGACGAATTCAACCTGATCCTCAGCCCCGCCATCGACGGCGCCAAGGGGGCGCCCTTCGTGTTCGATTCGACCGAGGCCGATAGCGACAAGCGCGCGCCGCTCGCGACGATGACGCTGGAGAGCACGCGCGACCTCGGCGGCGGCGTCCTGCTGCTGCGCTATCTGATCCGGAACGATGTGGCGCCGCAGTAG